One genomic segment of Helianthus annuus cultivar XRQ/B chromosome 14, HanXRQr2.0-SUNRISE, whole genome shotgun sequence includes these proteins:
- the LOC110881448 gene encoding uncharacterized protein LOC110881448 has product MADASNVNDGDDTIRQEALESKVTEVAEGVIEANLPRLAQEVESRVLGIVDAMMTSKIEELKELMEGFKGKDKGRRCTYKDFMACKPTTYDGKIDPVMCQRWILSMEAVFKRSRCDEEDQVMFATGQLTFQAKDWWDAYSKDIGEDKLQTMTWQEFKEPFMKYHCPQSAIDKIQEHFLRLRQKNETINEISSIFLDKMKFCTEFVQTERMKINRFYGILKAEFREFITPSKCETLDELINLARDREIEIRRQEERGEKRPSEKGMSSSPSKRGRFQDQGRKEKSKGGITPCKTCGKLHTGECLLGKKGCYKCGKEGHSSYQCPSSPKTCFNCFEKGHIKSECPKLQQESKKEDKKQEGSRAKGRMFQITSEEAKSHPNVISGIFLLNSIPVYVLFDTGATMSFISNEIIQHPSFKIERMPIPLEVEIADSKMYMLHEVCRNCKFTIEDEEFDIDLIPMVLGEFKMIVGMDWLARHHVEINCENKVMLIQAPSGKQLSIQGERNVETKLCTLVQAYKYVLNGSRAYLAL; this is encoded by the coding sequence ATGGCTGATGCAAGCAAcgttaatgatggtgatgatacgATTAGACAAGAAGCACTTGAGAGCAAAGTCACGGAAGTAGCTGAAGGGGTTATAGAAGCCAATCTCCCACGATTAGCTCAAGAGGTAGAAAGTAGAGTCTTGGGAATAGTAGATGCTATGATGACAAGTAAGATCGAAGAGTTAAAAGAATTAATGGAAGGGTTTAAAGGAAAGGATAAAGGTCGACGATGTACATATAAAGACTTTATGGCGTGTAAACCCACCACTTACGATGGCAAAATTGATCCGGTAATGTGCCAAAGGTGGATCTTGAGCATGGAGGCGGTATTCAAACGAAGCCGGTGTGATgaggaggatcaagtgatgttcgCTACGGGGCAACTCACCTTtcaagcgaaagactggtgggatgCTTATAGTAAGGATATAGGCGAAGACAAACTTCAGACAATGACTTGGCAAGAATTTAAAGAACCTTTCATGAAGTACCATTGCCCTCAGTCAGCCATCGATAAGATTCAAGAACATTTCCTACGACTCCGACAGAAAAACGAGACGATAAATGAGATATCTAGTATTTTCTTGGATAAAATGAAGTTCTGTACGGAGTTTGTGCAAACCGAAAGAATGAAGATCAATCGCTTTTATGGGATACTGAAGGCAGAATTTAGGGAATTCATCACTCCCTCGAAATGTGAAACCCTTGATGAGCTTATTAATTTGGCGCGGGATAGAGAAATTGAAATTAGAAGGCAAGAAGAACGTGGTGAGAAGAGGCCAAGTGAAAAAGGTATGAGCTCGAGTCCATCAAAAAGGGGAAGGTTTCAAGACCAAGGGAGGAAGGAAAAGTCGAAAGGTGGGATCACTCCTTGCAAGACTTGTGGAAAGCTCCATACTGGGGAGTGTTTATTGGGTAAGAAGGGATGTTACAAATGCGGTAAGGAGGGGCACTCATCTTATCAATGCCCGAGTAGCCCAAAGACTTGCTTTAACTGTttcgaaaaggggcacatcaagtcTGAGTGCCCGAAACTCCAGCAAGAATCGAAGAAGGAAGATAAGAAACAAGAAGGTTCTAGGGCCAAGGGTAGGATGTTCCAAATTACATCCGAAGAAGCCAAGTCTCACCCGAATGTGATTTCAGGTATCTTTTTACTAAACTCCATACCGGTTTATGTTCTATTCGATACTGGAGCTACTATGTCATTTATTTCGAATGAAATTATACAACATCCGTCCTTTAAGATCGAACGAATGCCAATACCTCTAGAAGTAGAAATAGCCGATAGTAAGATGTATATGTTACATGAGGTTTGTAGAAATTGTAAATTCACTATAGAAGATGAAGAATTTGACATCGACCTTATACCTATGGTTTTGGGGGAATTTAAAAtgatcgtggggatggattggttggcGCGACATCATGTGGAGATCAACTGTGAAAATAAAGTGATGCTTATTCAAGCTCCAAGTGGAAAACAATTAAGTATTCAAGGGGAGAGAAACGTAGAAACTAAGTTGTGTACCTTGGTCCAAGCTTATAAGTACGTACTTAACGGGAGTAGAGCATACTTAGCTTTGTAG